A window of bacterium genomic DNA:
ACCGAACCGGTCAGCCGTGCAATACTGTCGGATGAATTGAGGGTAGGAGTGAAAAGCTAATCGAGTTTGGAAATAGCTGGTTCTCTCCGAAATAGTCTTAGAACTAGCCTCGAAGCGTAACACGCGGGGTAGAGCACAGTATGGATCCGTCCGTCGCAAGACGGCGGCTCCAATCTATCTCCGACTACGCGTGGTCTGAAGACGGGAGTCAGAACACGGGGGCTAAGCTCCGTGCTCAAAAGGGAAACAGCCCAAGATCGTAGCCTAAGGTCCCTAAGTGCGAGTTAAGTGGCGAAGGAAGTGGAAAACCCCAGACAGCGCGGATGTTGGCTTAGAAGCAGCCACCATTTAAAGATAGCGTAACAGCTCACGCGTCGAGGTTTTTTGCACCGAAAATATAACGGGGCTAAACCGCCACCGAAGGCGCGGACTTAAACAACACGTTTGTTTAATTGGTAGGAGAGCATTCCACTCTCCGGTTTAAAAACCGGATTTGCATTGAAGGAGTAGCCGCGAGGCGCTCTGGAGCGTGTGGAAGAGAGAATGTTGGCATGAGTAACCTCACAGACTGTTAAAACCAGTCTCATCGAAAGTCCGAGGTTTCCTGGGCAATGGCAGTCATCCCAGGGTAAGTCGGTCCTAAGGCAAGGCCGAAAGGCGTAGCTGATGGGCAGCAGTTTAATATTACTGCACTTCTGTACAGTTGTATGGAGATCACATTGCGGAAACCAGTTGGGGCTATGGAATGTCCTAATGGGAACACTTAGTCGGGCACCCCAGGTAAATCCGGGGAGCTGTCGCAAGACAACGGCGAATGTTATCAACCCTCAATCCTTCGGGTGCGAGGAGGCTGGCGGGCCGGGATGGCTAGAAAAACTTCGTTACGTTAACTGTATGGAATCCGTACCGCAAACCAACACAGGTGGACAGCTGTGCAAATACAGCAAGATGATCGGGAGAACCCTCGCTAAGGAACTAGGCAATTCAGTGGTCGTACCTTCGGTAGAAGGCCTACCCAGAGTCGGAGTGACGTAATCATTCGTCAATCTAAAATGGGTCGCAGCGAAAGATGCTTAACGACTGTTTACCAAAAACACAGGTCCCTGCAAACCCGTAAGGGGAAGTATAGGGGCTGATGCCTGGCCAGTGTCTGGTCGTGAACCCGCTCGGTTGGTAGCTGAGCGGCGTAGCCCAGATGAACGCCGGCGATAACTATAATCGTCCTATGGTAGAATCGCTGCCATAGTAAGAGTGAAAGACTCTTCCATCTGCTTAAAGTCCTAGAGGAGCAGATAGGAAAACCTAGCTATATGCTGGAAACTCTGAGTATTCGGCACTACGTACGTCTTTGCGAGCCCCGCACCCTTCAAGGTGCGTGGGCGAAGTCGCCCATCTGGGCGAACCTCGCCCCTGAAGGGGCGGGCAATCTCGTCGTGAAAATGTGTCCGATGCAGCCCACGTCGTTCCTAATGGGAGCTATGCGGGCTAACAGACAATCAGCAGGAAACTATTAGGAAATTGGAAAGCGTTAAAGAACAATTCATCTGACAAAGGAATCATAATCATGTCTGAAGTTAAAGTTGGTGATGAGTATGAAAACTGGTGTCAGGGATGTCAAAAGATAACTAAGTGGCGATACATTGAGATCAAACCTGGTCGTGTATGCGTCGCGTATGACGGTGGTGGCGGTGAGTATGAAAATTGCATTTATTACACGGTTCAGTGTCAAAAATGCAAACAAGAGTTCACTCACTAAGACCATATCTTTTGTTCTTCGAACTAGTTGCCAACTTCGGTTGGCAATGCTTTCCAGTTTCCTATAGGATCCTCAGAGACTACACGCTAAGCCATGAACCCTACGTGGTTCATGGAAGATATAGTCCGACCTGTATGGCGACATACAGAGCGTGGCAGAAATGACCACGCCGTTCGCTAAAACAGCGAATAGTAACAAATTGTATTAATAATATAATACGAGCGAAATTCCTTGGCACGTAAGTTGTGTCCCGCACGAATGGCATAACGATTGAGCAACTGTCTCGGCGAGGGACCCGGTGAAATCGCACTAGCGGTGAAGATGCCGTTTACCTGTGGCAAGACGAAAAGACCCCGTGGAGCTTTACTACAGCGTGCTATTGATTAGCGTTTGTTGCTGCCGAGCATAGGTGGGAGACTTTGAAACCTTTCTTCTGGGAGAGGTGGAGTCATCAGTGGAATACCACCCTGTATCGGATGCTAATCTAACCTCTTAGTGTGAATCCACTAAAGGAACAGTGACAAGCAGGTAGTTTATCTGGGGCGGATGCCTTAGCGCTTTGCGTCGGAAATTTGAACAATTTGGAATGAAATTGGAGAACAATATGCGCCGCTCGCATATGTTTACATAGAGTTTAGTACGCGCTATGTAACACCAATATCTGAATTTTCCGATGAAAGCATGGGGCCCATGCAGAGTAATTTGCATTGGCAAATCTCACTTATTTGCTGGAACATCTGGAGTGCTTAAGGAGAAATCCAACAAGCGTTTCGCGAAAGTTCGCGATACCAGACAATCAGCAGGGAATTTTCGAGAATTGAAAGTTGTTTTTTGGCGAAGGAGGATATCATGCCGATTGGACAGATCTTTTTGTTGACATTCATGGCGATCGTCCTGATTGTCAATGTGGTCAACGGTGTACACCTTGTGAAGGTCGTAATCACCGAGTGACTCTATTGTGTAGTTTTTCAAGGCGAGTCTTCAAGGATAGAAGATTCGCCACAACTTTCAATTCTCGAATAAGCCCTCAACGACTGAACGTGAGACGACCGAAGAATCGGTTGATGTTACAGTCTGACCCTTATAGCGATATGAGGAAACGCGCAGAAAACAAAATGACGCGTTCGTAATAGTTGTGTCATTCCTGCCGAAAGCAGGAATCCGAGTCGAGTAACGAATGGATTCCGGATCAAGTCCGGAATGACAAACGAAACGTAACAAATGTGCCCAAATTGTAACGGAGGCGTACGAAGGTCAACTCAGCGCGGATGGAAATCGCGCATAGAGTGCAAGAGCATACGTTGGCCTGACTGCAAGGCGTACATGCCGCGCAGACACGAAAGTGGGTTCTAGTGAACCGACCGTTCCTTGTAGAAGGGCGGAAGATCAACGGATAAAAGTTACCCCGGGGATAACAGGCTGATTTTGCCCGAGCGTCCACAGCGACGGCAAAGTTTGGCACCTTAACATATCGGGGTGCTACGGAAGCGATTCCGTAAGCCATTTGGTTTAGCTCACCAAAAAAATTACCAACTCATAACGGTGAACACTGTTTTTGTATCAGAAAACAGTCAACGCCGTGGGAAGTCGCCCGCTCCTTTGGAGCGAGGTTGACCCCGTAACGACTGACCCGAAAGGGGAGGCTCGCATCACTAAAAATGCGGGCAACACGTTGGCACTCATCTAATTCAAAAACGACTACGGTCCGCTAGTTGGCGGAAAACCTAATGTTGTTTGATGAGTTGAAGGCATAGTCTAAACTTTCTGGCGACAGGAAGAGGAATAAGAAAATCGACAGCGATGTCGGCTCGCCGCATCCTGGGGGTGTAGAAGCTCCCAAGGGTTTGGCTGTTCGCCAACTAAAGCGGCACGCGAGCTGGGTAAAGAGTTCTGAGCCCAGCATAAATCGGCTAATAACGGTGAAGTCCCAATGGTTGATTGTACGTAAAACATTCGGTATAATTAACTCATGGATGATACCGTGGGAAGTATAGAAATAGTTTCTATCCCCCGTAACGACTGAACCCAATAAAATTCTGTTGGCTAAACAGAATGGGTGAGATAGTTTTCAGATTCCGCTACTTCACAAACTATCATACGCCGGTCTAATTAAACTAATTAGAAAGTTATAGTCTGCGCTTCGAGTAATCGAAGAATGACGCGTCAGAACGTAAATAACATTGCGTTCTACATCAGAAATGATGTACAATAAATTCGACTAATATCGGTGAAACCCTTCATTCAGGATCCGAACCTGAAAGGGCAATACCGAGGGAAGACCCACGAAGAAATCGGAGAACGGAAATCAGTAATCGGAAAAGCGTACGTCGCGTCCGATGTCTGATAACCGACCTCCGACATTCCTAGTGTGGTCCCCGTAACGACTGATTCAAAAGCCCGAGTAAGCGGGTAATGATGAGATAGCTTTCAGATTTCGATACTTCACAAGTTATCATACGTCGACTCCTCACTTGGCAGTGTCCGAGAAGGATGAAGATATAGTCTATGCTTATCGAAAAGATAAGAATATACATGCGTGAGACAGTTCGGACTCTATCTGCCACAGGCGCGGAGTGATGAGAGAAGTCCCTATTAGTAGCCCGATAAGGGTGTGCTACTTCATGGAGCAATCCGTGATGACAATTTGGCTAATAACGGTGAAACCCACACTGGATACTGGAAACAGTTTTCAGCGGGTAATACCGTGGGAAGTTCAACTCAAAACACTCAAAATTTACGAAACTGAAACAGGATTTATCTTGTTTCATGTATCTTATTTTGATGTGTAGAGTTTTACCCCGTAACGACTGATCCCGAAAGGGTGAGATAGTTTTCAGTTTTCGATACTTCACAAACTATCATACGCCAACCCCAACCACGTAAAATCACCTGATGGTGACCACGTGGCTCTGGGAGAAGATATAGTCTGTGCCTAAAGTAATTTAGGAATTCACATGACGAGAGGACCGTAGGGGACGAACCTCTTGTGTACCGGTTGTCCTTCCAAGGGCACTGCCGGGTAGCAACGTTCGGCTGGTGATAAACGCTGAAAGCATCTAAGCGTGAAGCCCACCTCAAGATTATCACTCATGGACACGTTGGAGATTACGACGTTGATAGGCAGAAGGTAGAAGTCCCGCAAGGGATTGAGCCGATCTGTACTAATCTGTCCGTTTGCGTATTAAACTATGGTTTACAGTATATATCCAAGTTTATTAGGGATGATCCCTTCGCGGGATCTTCCCTAATCTAAAAACAAAGTAGAGAAGTCGTTGCCACATTTACCTGTTACAATTCAGTAGTATCAATAAGCACTCTGTTCTGAGTGCCTGTAGCGATGAGGTTATACCCGTTCCCATTCCGAACACGGCAGTCAAGCTCATCCGCGCCGATGGTAGCCTAGCTTCTTGCTTTGGTAAGAGTAGGTCGGTGCTCGGAACAGATTGCTTATTAAAAAAACGACTTCGGTCGTTTTTTTGTTGGTAGTATTTTTAATTCGTAATACTATTATTGTCGACATTTATATTCGGAATCGGTGGTTTTGGAATTGGCCCTGGTGGTAATGTAAAATTAAACGTTCCTTCGCCACGGAATTCACCGATTACCAGGGCGGGAATATCGCCGTTTACTTTGTCTTTGAATTCCAGTGTGATTCGTTGTTTTAAAGCCTCGTCGTCGATTGCGTTTTGGGTTGCTTCATGGCGCGCCCGTGCTGTGGCCAATCGTTTTTTTGTCGATTCCAGGAGGATTGCGTTAAGTTTGTTTTGCATTTCCGTTTCAGATGAAGCGGTAATCTTAAGGTCTTTACTGATTGGATTATTAAGAATATCCGCAATGTCGTTTATGTATGCAGTGAGGGCGTTGTAATGTAGTTCTTCGTGACCAACGATTCCACGAATTAATCCGTATATCAGGTGATAATCCTGGCCATATTTTAACGCATCAAATTGTTTATCAGAAAGAACCGGAATACTGATGGAAAAACTTGTCGTGAGCGTGGCATTACGCGCTAATTGTACAGAACCGGCGGGAATTGTGTAGACGCCATTGTTGTCTACCTTGTTTGTTGTCAGGTATGAAATATTGGGGATATTTACGTTGGAAGCCAAGTGGCCGATATCCTGGCGTCTTAAAATATCATAGACGATTTCTGATGCGGTGATTGGTCTGTTTTGTGCCAGGGGGTAATAGTCAGGTGTGTAGTTGTAGCGAATAATTACTTTTCCAATTACAGCTGTTTTCTTGAGTGTGGAATTTTGTTGAACATCAGACGTAGTAATCAAGGGATTGTGATCGCATCCGGTACATGTCACCTTTGAGTTGCCTGAATAAGGTTGGGAAGCCGAGGGCTGTGTAGGTTGTGGAATCGGGGCACTTTTTTTGATCGTTATCCAGTCGGAATTCTCCGTCAGTGCCATTGTGTTTAAATAGTCGGACATCAGATAGCCCGCCAAGGCAGCAATAAAAAAACCGAAAATGGTTAGCAGTATCAACCAAAAGTTTTTCATCACAATAAAGTGCAAAAATTATTTATGCGAGACGCCTGCCGTGTCCTTTAGCCATTGCATCGTGCCTCCCAATTTTTCTATCGTATTGCGATCACCGTCGTTGATGCGACCAAACCAGTAGTCCCGATCGGCACCATCAGGTTCGCGCTGGAAGACGAAGTAAAACAGATACGGAAACCATTTATCTCTCAGCAAAGTCAGGCTGATGGGCGTAGTGCGGGGTGTGAGGAAAGGTTTTATGCCGGTCGTTTTATTTTTGGTCATCGCGGTAATTAATTCGCTTTTTGTGGAAACCTCACCGTTGTAGACATAGTCCACCCAAAACATATTATCGGCCGTGGAAATTTGTTTATCAAAAATCGCCATGTAAATATCGTTTATTTGCGCGATCAAATCGCGGATGGCGGGACGCACTTTTGTAAGCGTACTGGAGGTATTGGGCGCTGTTGCAACAGAGGAGACCATGGAGGCGCTTTTTACAAAAATATTTTTAAAGCCGGCAATAGTGGAAGACCGCGGATAGCGTAAAAGAAACTCCGGGAACACCCGCAGAATATATTTGGGGTTGTAACCCATTGCTTTATAAAGCGCGTCGGATGCGACGCGGCGCAGAGTGCCATTTTTTACCACAAAAATGTCTTTGCCGATACCCACTTGCCACCCGTCGGGATAACGTTCGATGTTGACGCCGCGTTTGTAGCGTGCCAATTCCTGCGCAGTAACGGACATAATTTGGCCGGACCACGGATAACCTTCGGCTTCGTAGATGTAATCTTGCAGGTAATAGTGCTTTGTGTAGACGCCGTTATTTTCTTCAACCCGCCACACGGTTCCCCCATGATAGGCGCCATTGTACATTACTGTTCCGCCGGGGTGGACGTCTGTGCGGACGATTTCCGGTCCTGTAACGAACTCGGTCAGGTGCGCGGCGGAAGTGGGGTAAAGATTGCGTCCGGGAAATTTTAAAGCCGTTCGGACGCCTGCCGAAATTTTCCTTTTTCTCAACTTATCGTCAATAAAATATTGTGTTTTATCCGGCGCTTGGAGGATTTTTCCGATGTAAAAAGGATTTACCGACTTAGTTTGCGGGTATCGCGTCATGTCTACGGCGGAGATAACCACAACGCAATCAATCTTAAAATAATGGGCTTCTTGAAGCCAAAGACTGACGATTTTCGGCAAAATCATACTCTTTTTACCGTTTTTGATGTAATAAACAGTGTTGCTGGTAGCGGTTTTAATCAATGTCCCCTCCGGCAAAAAGTTTTGGTTGAAAGGCGACGCGAAGAATGCCTTGTATTGTGTAAAGTCGGCGGCGCGAGCAGGTGAGGTAATATAAAAATTTAAAGAAAAACAGAAAAATAATACCGTTGAGCAAATAATCCCTCCTCGCCTCCCTTTGAATAAAGGGAGGAATTCGCGACGTCTCCCTCCTTTTTTCAAAGGAGGGCGGGGGTGGATTGTGCTGACAGTAAGGTGGTTTTCTTTTGTTTCTTTCACTTCTTGATACTACCACATCGACTACTAATAAAGTTCCGGATTTAAAAAAGGAATAAGAGCAAAAATGACTGCCGGAGTATAGAGTCCGGCACGGTCGATGATATCGTTGGTCAAGATACCGATCGCACCGTTGGTTAATTTTGAGTCCTTCTTACCAAAAACAATGTCATCTGCATGACCCAGTTCCATACCATCCAAAATTAACTCACGAACCTTTGGTGGCAGGACGAATTCTCCTGATTTCCCCATACCCAATTTTCCTGTTTTGTCGCGGACGACTATCCAGGAAAAAGAATATAATTTACCGTCGCGGTCTTCCACACCACCTTCAAGTCCGACAAAATAATCTGCGTCAGGTATGGTCAAGGCGGCTTTTTCTGCGCGATTTGTTGCTCCCGTAAGGGCTTCAATACTGCTCATCGGTTGGTCGCAAACACCGGAAGGAACGGAAATTCCCTCAAATTCAAAGGTTAAATTCGGAAAGACTTTGGTAAAAGCCGTTTTTGTGGAGGTTATCTTTACGGGATTTTTAGAGGCAATTACTACTTTCATGTAATTATTCTACACTTTTTTAGCGTAAAGCATGATGCATTTGTCCGTTTTGAGCGTTACCTGAAATCCATTTGATTCCAGAAATTGTTTCAGTTGCGAGGAATTCCTTTCCGTGTCGATGTCGTGGCATTCCATGCTGATTTTATCAATTTTGTCCATAGTTTCCTTGGGTGTATTAAAAAGAATCTCGTATTCCGCCCCCTCGCAATCCATCTTTAATAAGTCGATATGTTGAATATTGTGTTTAGCAAAAAGGACCGACAGGGATTCTGTATTTACCCCTAACTCACCATTTTTGTTATTGGAAAAGATGAAAGAATGGCCACCGGTACTGTTTGAAACATTTAGATTTCTCCCTTCATTGTCGGCGGATAATGCTTCGTTGATTGTAATAATATTTTTAAGGTTATTTAATTCAATATTGGCTTGTAGTAGCGCATAGTTATCTGGCATTGGTTCAATGGCATAAACTTTCCCTTGCTTCGCGAGTGTCGCTGTGTAAACCGAAAAAACTCCGATATGCGCCCCCACGTCCACGATTGTGTCTTTTGAATTTATTTCAAAACCCTTTGGAGTATAAACTTTGTCTATTAATATCTCAAAAATAATATTTTTATCCACTGATCCAGAACGTGTTTTCAGTGATATGCCGTTACGTAATTTGTAAATAATATATTTATTATTTGAAAGTTTTAGGTAATCAGCTATAAACGAGAGCCAATTCGAAAAGAGTTTGATAATCTTGGTGGTAGTTTGAATTTTAGGCATATTTTTAGCGAAGCGACTGTGTGTTCAACTTTGATAAGTCGTTTTCAATAACGATTGGTCTCATCCCGAGAATTTCTTCTTTGTAATTAA
This region includes:
- a CDS encoding FkbM family methyltransferase is translated as MPKIQTTTKIIKLFSNWLSFIADYLKLSNNKYIIYKLRNGISLKTRSGSVDKNIIFEILIDKVYTPKGFEINSKDTIVDVGAHIGVFSVYTATLAKQGKVYAIEPMPDNYALLQANIELNNLKNIITINEALSADNEGRNLNVSNSTGGHSFIFSNNKNGELGVNTESLSVLFAKHNIQHIDLLKMDCEGAEYEILFNTPKETMDKIDKISMECHDIDTERNSSQLKQFLESNGFQVTLKTDKCIMLYAKKV
- the yjjX gene encoding inosine/xanthosine triphosphatase, giving the protein MKVVIASKNPVKITSTKTAFTKVFPNLTFEFEGISVPSGVCDQPMSSIEALTGATNRAEKAALTIPDADYFVGLEGGVEDRDGKLYSFSWIVVRDKTGKLGMGKSGEFVLPPKVRELILDGMELGHADDIVFGKKDSKLTNGAIGILTNDIIDRAGLYTPAVIFALIPFLNPELY